One part of the Ziziphus jujuba cultivar Dongzao chromosome 2, ASM3175591v1 genome encodes these proteins:
- the LOC107410008 gene encoding pentatricopeptide repeat-containing protein At2g26790, mitochondrial isoform X2 has product MWFRCTLSRKITLPIRTSCPFMAGNGANGFKCVSSSSQFALAYLNSCPTSSDDEDLESSTAAATSSSSCLTTQNIHHSSSELDTIRVVEKLRSLGTKPKDAFLFFHEVKRAGFQHNVSTYAVLVAVLCSWGLDRMLDSLFLDLIEHPPFQISELLEKLREELVVGQLLVRAYDALVKSFVSVAKFDDAIDVLFSEKRCGLVPHIFTCNFLMNRLTKHGKMDMAIAIYMQLKSNGLRANDYTYAIVIKAHCKKGSLEEAAKVFLEMEESGVTPGVFAYTTYIEGLCVNKSSAIGYQVLQKLIAANNPIDMYAYTAVIRGFCNEAKLAEAERVFLDMEKLGIVPDLQTYGAMINGYCNGYNLVKALALHDDMVLKGIKTNCVIVSMILQCLCKMGMHSEVVNQFNKFNGMGIYLDEISHNIVLDALCKLGQAEQAVELFEKMKGKKLSVDIKHYTTLINGYCLKGNLGNALNLMDEMKEKGFKPDNVTYNVLAAGFFRNGLTSKVLLDYMEAEGIKPDSVIHKMIIENLFKRGKVEEAELFFNCLKVKSQGSCSAMINGYCDADNTRKAYKLAVRLSTNGALASKNSYYKLLSKLCMNSDHKSAEMLLNMMLDSNAKPTKIFYDKLIASLCQTKDVQKARRIFNDLVKKGLTPDIINYTMLINSYCKVDRLQEAYNLFLDMKQKGIQPDITTYTVLLDAHLKTETMEKKEAIGVSPILTEMQEMEIRYDAIYYTVFIDYHSKKNNIENAISFFNEMIERGVEPDTVAFTALVLGCFPKGNLSMAVTVFNKIIENEMITQGPFSRQRKCNFGIKNMWRS; this is encoded by the coding sequence TGGTTCAGATGTACTTTGTCCAGAAAGATCACACTACCAATACGTACTTCTTGCCCTTTCATGGCTGGAAATGGTGCTAATGGTTTCAAGTGTGTTTCCTCATCCTCCCAATTTGCACTTGCCTACTTGAACTCCTGTCCCACTTCCTCTGATGATGAAGACCTTGAATCTTCAACTGCTGCTGCTACTTCTAGTAGCTCTTGCTTAACCACCCAAAACATCCACCATAGCTCCTCTGAATTAGACACCATCAGAGTTGTTGAAAAGCTAAGAAGTCTTGGAACAAAACCCAAGGACGCTTTTTTGTTCTTCCACGAAGTGAAGAGAGCTGGTTTCCAGCACAATGTCTCCACCTATGCTGTTCTTGTTGCTGTTTTATGTTCCTGGGGCTTGGATAGGATGTTGGATTCTCTGTTCTTGGACCTTATTGAACATCCACCATTCCAAATATCAGAGTTGTTGGAAAAGCTCAGAGAGGAACTTGTGGTTGGTCAATTGCTGGTTCGAGCTTATGATGCCTTAGTTAAATCTTTTGTCAGTGTTGCCAAGTTTGATGATGCTATAGATGTTCTGTTCTCGGAAAAAAGGTGTGGACTTGTTCCACATATCTTCACCTGTAACTTTCTTATGAACCGCTTGACTAAGCACGGTAAAATGGATATGGCTATAGCCATTTACATGCAGTTGAAAAGTAATGGTTTGAGAGCTAATGATTACACCTATGCAATTGTAATCAAGGCACATTGCAAGAAGGGTAGCTTAGAAGAAGCTGCCAAAGTATTTTTAGAGATGGAGGAATCTGGGGTAACCCCAGGCGTCTTTGCTTACACAACATATATTGAAGGGCTTTGTGTCAATAAGAGCTCAGCTATAGGGTATCAAGTACTTCAAAAACTTATAGCAGCAAATAACCCGATTGACATGTATGCTTATACTGCCGTGATTCGCGGGTTCTGTAACGAGGCAAAGTTGGCTGAAGCTGAGCGTGTCTTTCTTGACATGGAAAAACTGGGTATAGTCCCTGACTTGCAAACCTATGGTGCAATGATTAATGGCTATTGCAACGGCTATAATTTGGTAAAAGCTTTGGCTCTTCACGATGatatggtgttgaaaggtataAAAACTAATTGTGTGATTGTTAGCATGATTCTTCAATGTTTGTGTAAGATGGGAATGCATTCTGAGGTTGTAAACCAGTTTAACAAATTCAACGGTATGGGGATTTATCTTGATGAGATTTCCCACAACATTGTGTTGGATGCTTTGTGTAAGCTAGGCCAAGCAGAGCAAGCTGTAGAATTGTTTGAAAAGATGAAGGGCAAGAAGTTGAGTGTAGATATTAAGCATTATACCACTCTCATCAATGGTTATTGTCTCAAAGGAAACTTGGGCAATGCCTTGAATCTTATGGATGAAATGAAGGAAAAGGGTTTCAAGCCTGATAATGTTACTTATAATGTTCTTGCTGCTGGGTTTTTTAGAAATGGCCTCACATCTAAGGTACTCTTGGATTATATGGAGGCAGAGGGTATAAAACCAGATAGTGTGATACACAAAATgataatagaaaatttattcAAACGTGGAAAGGTTGAAGAAGCTGAATTGTTTTTTAACTGTTTGAAAGTTAAAAGTCAGGGTAGCTGTTCTGCCATGATTAATGGATATTGTGATGCCGACAATACACGAAAGGCCTACAAACTTGCTGTTAGATTGTCAACCAATGGAGCTTTAGCAAGTAAAAACTCCTACTATAAACTACTCAGTAAACTTTGTATGAACAGTGATCATAAAAGTGCTGAAATGTTGCTCAACATGATGTTGGACTCGAATGCAAAACCTACCAAAATTTTCTACGACAAACTCATAGCTTCTCTTTGCCAGACCAAAGATGTGCAAAAGGCTCGGAGGATTTTCAATGATTTAGTCAAGAAAGGGTTGACTCCTGATATCATTAACTACACAATGTTGATAAACAGCTACTGCAAGGTAGACCGTTTGCAAGAAGCCTATAATCTGTTCCTAGATATGAAACAGAAAGGTATCCAACCTGATATAACTACCTATACAGTTTTGCTTGATGCTCATTTGAAAACAGAgacaatggaaaaaaaagaagcaattgGTGTTTCACCTATTTTGACAGAAATGCAGGAAATGGAGATAAGATATGATGCCATCTATTACACGGTCTTTATAGACTACCATTCTAAGAAAAACAACATTGAAAATgctatttcatttttcaatgaaaTGATAGAAAGAGGAGTAGAACCTGATACGGTGGCCTTTACAGCTCTTGTGTTGGGTTGTTTTCCTAAAGGAAATCTGAGTATGGCTGTAACCGTGTTTAATAAGATCATTGAGAATGAGATGATTACACAAGGTCCCTTCTCAAGGCAAAGAAAGTGTAACtttggaattaagaatatgtGGAGATCATAA
- the LOC107410008 gene encoding pentatricopeptide repeat-containing protein At2g26790, mitochondrial isoform X1 yields the protein MHPPSENNFIEAVSERASEPNNRSRTGFFSASLCLCVCVSAIYHVHSNQQSLFHISRCTLSRKITLPIRTSCPFMAGNGANGFKCVSSSSQFALAYLNSCPTSSDDEDLESSTAAATSSSSCLTTQNIHHSSSELDTIRVVEKLRSLGTKPKDAFLFFHEVKRAGFQHNVSTYAVLVAVLCSWGLDRMLDSLFLDLIEHPPFQISELLEKLREELVVGQLLVRAYDALVKSFVSVAKFDDAIDVLFSEKRCGLVPHIFTCNFLMNRLTKHGKMDMAIAIYMQLKSNGLRANDYTYAIVIKAHCKKGSLEEAAKVFLEMEESGVTPGVFAYTTYIEGLCVNKSSAIGYQVLQKLIAANNPIDMYAYTAVIRGFCNEAKLAEAERVFLDMEKLGIVPDLQTYGAMINGYCNGYNLVKALALHDDMVLKGIKTNCVIVSMILQCLCKMGMHSEVVNQFNKFNGMGIYLDEISHNIVLDALCKLGQAEQAVELFEKMKGKKLSVDIKHYTTLINGYCLKGNLGNALNLMDEMKEKGFKPDNVTYNVLAAGFFRNGLTSKVLLDYMEAEGIKPDSVIHKMIIENLFKRGKVEEAELFFNCLKVKSQGSCSAMINGYCDADNTRKAYKLAVRLSTNGALASKNSYYKLLSKLCMNSDHKSAEMLLNMMLDSNAKPTKIFYDKLIASLCQTKDVQKARRIFNDLVKKGLTPDIINYTMLINSYCKVDRLQEAYNLFLDMKQKGIQPDITTYTVLLDAHLKTETMEKKEAIGVSPILTEMQEMEIRYDAIYYTVFIDYHSKKNNIENAISFFNEMIERGVEPDTVAFTALVLGCFPKGNLSMAVTVFNKIIENEMITQGPFSRQRKCNFGIKNMWRS from the coding sequence ATGTACTTTGTCCAGAAAGATCACACTACCAATACGTACTTCTTGCCCTTTCATGGCTGGAAATGGTGCTAATGGTTTCAAGTGTGTTTCCTCATCCTCCCAATTTGCACTTGCCTACTTGAACTCCTGTCCCACTTCCTCTGATGATGAAGACCTTGAATCTTCAACTGCTGCTGCTACTTCTAGTAGCTCTTGCTTAACCACCCAAAACATCCACCATAGCTCCTCTGAATTAGACACCATCAGAGTTGTTGAAAAGCTAAGAAGTCTTGGAACAAAACCCAAGGACGCTTTTTTGTTCTTCCACGAAGTGAAGAGAGCTGGTTTCCAGCACAATGTCTCCACCTATGCTGTTCTTGTTGCTGTTTTATGTTCCTGGGGCTTGGATAGGATGTTGGATTCTCTGTTCTTGGACCTTATTGAACATCCACCATTCCAAATATCAGAGTTGTTGGAAAAGCTCAGAGAGGAACTTGTGGTTGGTCAATTGCTGGTTCGAGCTTATGATGCCTTAGTTAAATCTTTTGTCAGTGTTGCCAAGTTTGATGATGCTATAGATGTTCTGTTCTCGGAAAAAAGGTGTGGACTTGTTCCACATATCTTCACCTGTAACTTTCTTATGAACCGCTTGACTAAGCACGGTAAAATGGATATGGCTATAGCCATTTACATGCAGTTGAAAAGTAATGGTTTGAGAGCTAATGATTACACCTATGCAATTGTAATCAAGGCACATTGCAAGAAGGGTAGCTTAGAAGAAGCTGCCAAAGTATTTTTAGAGATGGAGGAATCTGGGGTAACCCCAGGCGTCTTTGCTTACACAACATATATTGAAGGGCTTTGTGTCAATAAGAGCTCAGCTATAGGGTATCAAGTACTTCAAAAACTTATAGCAGCAAATAACCCGATTGACATGTATGCTTATACTGCCGTGATTCGCGGGTTCTGTAACGAGGCAAAGTTGGCTGAAGCTGAGCGTGTCTTTCTTGACATGGAAAAACTGGGTATAGTCCCTGACTTGCAAACCTATGGTGCAATGATTAATGGCTATTGCAACGGCTATAATTTGGTAAAAGCTTTGGCTCTTCACGATGatatggtgttgaaaggtataAAAACTAATTGTGTGATTGTTAGCATGATTCTTCAATGTTTGTGTAAGATGGGAATGCATTCTGAGGTTGTAAACCAGTTTAACAAATTCAACGGTATGGGGATTTATCTTGATGAGATTTCCCACAACATTGTGTTGGATGCTTTGTGTAAGCTAGGCCAAGCAGAGCAAGCTGTAGAATTGTTTGAAAAGATGAAGGGCAAGAAGTTGAGTGTAGATATTAAGCATTATACCACTCTCATCAATGGTTATTGTCTCAAAGGAAACTTGGGCAATGCCTTGAATCTTATGGATGAAATGAAGGAAAAGGGTTTCAAGCCTGATAATGTTACTTATAATGTTCTTGCTGCTGGGTTTTTTAGAAATGGCCTCACATCTAAGGTACTCTTGGATTATATGGAGGCAGAGGGTATAAAACCAGATAGTGTGATACACAAAATgataatagaaaatttattcAAACGTGGAAAGGTTGAAGAAGCTGAATTGTTTTTTAACTGTTTGAAAGTTAAAAGTCAGGGTAGCTGTTCTGCCATGATTAATGGATATTGTGATGCCGACAATACACGAAAGGCCTACAAACTTGCTGTTAGATTGTCAACCAATGGAGCTTTAGCAAGTAAAAACTCCTACTATAAACTACTCAGTAAACTTTGTATGAACAGTGATCATAAAAGTGCTGAAATGTTGCTCAACATGATGTTGGACTCGAATGCAAAACCTACCAAAATTTTCTACGACAAACTCATAGCTTCTCTTTGCCAGACCAAAGATGTGCAAAAGGCTCGGAGGATTTTCAATGATTTAGTCAAGAAAGGGTTGACTCCTGATATCATTAACTACACAATGTTGATAAACAGCTACTGCAAGGTAGACCGTTTGCAAGAAGCCTATAATCTGTTCCTAGATATGAAACAGAAAGGTATCCAACCTGATATAACTACCTATACAGTTTTGCTTGATGCTCATTTGAAAACAGAgacaatggaaaaaaaagaagcaattgGTGTTTCACCTATTTTGACAGAAATGCAGGAAATGGAGATAAGATATGATGCCATCTATTACACGGTCTTTATAGACTACCATTCTAAGAAAAACAACATTGAAAATgctatttcatttttcaatgaaaTGATAGAAAGAGGAGTAGAACCTGATACGGTGGCCTTTACAGCTCTTGTGTTGGGTTGTTTTCCTAAAGGAAATCTGAGTATGGCTGTAACCGTGTTTAATAAGATCATTGAGAATGAGATGATTACACAAGGTCCCTTCTCAAGGCAAAGAAAGTGTAACtttggaattaagaatatgtGGAGATCATAA
- the LOC107418666 gene encoding LOW QUALITY PROTEIN: pentatricopeptide repeat-containing protein At2g17210 (The sequence of the model RefSeq protein was modified relative to this genomic sequence to represent the inferred CDS: inserted 11 bases in 7 codons; deleted 4 bases in 2 codons; substituted 3 bases at 3 genomic stop codons), protein MKSLLCSISASKNTIRVLEKKLLLRDILEMRFSTICCSSSQRLCNWNLRIKELSACGKWQQVLSHFHEMKVAGVQLTDPYVFTCILKACKNLSFSGCGKSMHGELIKKGLEWYTSNGNSVMDFYMKYGYPEAALGVLXLKCRDSVSWNIMVCGNLEQGSSGEEGLWXFKKARHAGFQPNISTLVLVIQACRALGVKREGLXIAGYAIQNGIFPILSVQNSLXSMFAEYDVDSAXKLFDEMYGRYVISWSVMIGSYVHSEEALVGMQMFRKMLSEVGIEPDGITMVSVIKACPNLGDTIMGILVHGMAICRGFDCCMFXELFNRLYSNCNGADSAFKVFIEMLRRNIVSWNSIISGFVLNETHYEALSLFYSMAIDGIEADEVSLVNILQTCKYFVDPLQCKXHSVMIRRGYESNEMVLNSLXDVYAKCSLIDLARKLFGGMKRKDVISWSTMITGFTHCGILDEAIAVFLEMRQAQETPYLITIINILEACFRFRQLKISKWAHAIAIRRLLAAEVHVGTAIFDLYSKCGVTEASRGAFDQILEKNVVSWSAMITADGMNGLAHEALGLLTEMQLHGVKPNAVTXLCVLSACSHGGLVEEGLSFFKSMVQDYDIKAKLEHYSCIVYMFGRAGKLNAARDFIKKMPEGFKADEKAWGALLSSCRSYKNSKLDAEAAAHGLELGPLNSTGYLLAXEYICCRRLVKERGMKVVAGYSIVHGGHKACIFVA, encoded by the exons ATGAAATCGCTGCTATGCTCCATTTCTGCCTCGAAGAATACGATACGAGTCCTAGAGAAGAAGCTGTTGCTCAGAGACATTTTGGAGATGCGCTTCTCAACTATCTGCTGCTCCTCCAGCCAACGGCTCTGCAATTGGAATTTGAGGATCAAAGAGTTATCGGCTTGTGGGAAATGGCAACAAGTGCTATCCCACTTCCATGAAATGAAAGTTGCTGGAGTTCAATTAACAGACCCTTATGTGTTCACTTGCATTCTCAAAGCATGCAAGAACCTCTCTTTCTCTGGTTGTGGAAAATCCATGCATGGAGAGTTGATCAAGAAAGGTCTTGAGTGGTACACTTCTAATGGTAATTCAGTTATGGACTTTTACATGAAATATGGGTACCCAGAAGCTGCATTGGGTGTTTT ATTGAAGTGCAGAGATTCAGTTTCTTGGAATATTATGGTGTGTGGAAATCTTGAACAGGGTTCTTCAGGGGAAGAAGGGTTGTGGTAGTTTAAAAAGGCCAGGCATGCTGGGTTCCAACCCAATATTTCTACCTTGGTGCTTGTTATTCAGGCTTGTCGTGCTTTGGGAGTGAAGCGTGAAGGAT AAATTGCAGGTTATGCAATTCAAAATGGGATTTTTCCTATTCTTTCGGTACAAAACTCTTTGTGAAGCATGTTTGCAGAATATGATGTGGACAGTGCTTGAAAACTGTTTGATGAAATGTATGGAAGATATGTCATCTCTTGGAGTGTGATGATTGGTAGTTATGTGCATAGTGAGGAAGCCCTAGTTGGAATGCAGATGTTTAGAAAGATGTTATCTGAGGTAGGCATTGAACCAGATGGAATCACTATGGTT AGTGTTATAAAAGCATGTCCGAATTTAGGGGACACAATTATGGGTATTTTAGTCCATGGGATGGCGATCTGCAGAGGTTTTGATTGTTGTATGTT TGAACTCTTTAATCGATTGTATTCCAATTGCAATGGTGCTGATTCTGCATTTAAAGTTTTCATAGAGATGCTTCGGAGGAATATTGTCTCTTGGAATTCCATCATATCTGGTTTTGTCCTTAATGAGACGCATTATGAAGCTTTATCATTGTTCTATTCTATGGCTATTGATGGAATTGAAGCAGATGAGGTGTCTCTTGTGAATATTCTTCAGACCTGCAAGTATTTTGTGGACCCATTACAATGTA TGCATTCTGTAATGATCAGAAGGGGATATGAATCAAACGAAATGGTGCTAAATTCTC ATGATGTTTATGCAAAGTGTAGTCTCATTGATCTTGCTCGAAAACTTTTTGGTGGGATGAAGAGAAAGGATGTGATTTCATGGAGCACTATGATTACGGGGTTCACCCATTGTGGCATACTTGATGAGGCAATTGCTGTCTTTCTAGAGATGAGGCAGGCACAAGAGACGCCCTATCTAATAACCATTATAAACATTCTCGAGGCCTGTTTCCGTTTTAGGcaactaaaaatatcaaaatgggCTCATGCGATTGCCATTAGAAGACTATTGGCTGCAGAAGTACACGTTGGAACAGCTATTTTTGACCTGTACTCAAAATGTGGGGTAACAGAAGCCTCACGAGGGgccttt gaccaaattcttGAAAAAAATGTTGTGTCATGGAGTGCCATGATAACTGCCGATGGTATGAATGGTCTTGCACATGAAGCATTAGGTCTGCTTACTGAAATGCAACTGCATGGTGTGAAGCCAAATGCTGTGAC GCTCTGTGTGTTATCTGCCTGTAGTCATGGAGGCTTAGTTGAAGAGGGTCTTTCCTTCTTCAAATCGATGGTTCAAGATTATGACATCAAAGCTAAATTGGAACATTACTCCTGCATAGTCTACATGTTTGGTCGAGCAGGAAAACTTAATGCTGCAAGGGATTTTATCAAGAAAATGCCAGAGGGATTTAAGGCTGATGAAAAAGCTTGGGGTGCACTCTTGAGCTCATGCAGAAGCTATAAGAACAGCAAGCTGGATGCAGAAGCTGCAGCTCATGGCCTTGAGTTGGGGCCATTGAACTCAACAGGCTACTTACTAGC CGAGTATATATGCTGCAGAAGGTTGGTGAAAGAAAGAGGCATGAAGGTTGTTGCCGGTTACAGCATAGTGCATGGTGGTCACAAGGCATGTATATTTGTTGCTTGA
- the LOC107418665 gene encoding pentatricopeptide repeat-containing protein At2g26790, mitochondrial yields MWFRCTLSRKITLPIRISYNFVAGNDANGFKYASSSSQFALAYLNSSPTSSDDDDREFSIAAATSTSSCFRIQNHIIHHISCELETIRVVEKLRSLGTEPKGAFSFFHEVKRAGFRHNVSTYAVLVAILCSWGLDRMLDSLFLDLIEHPPFQISELLGKLKEELVVGQLLVRAYDALVKSYVSVAKFDDAIDVLFSEKRCGFVPHIFTCNFLMNRLIEHDKIKTALTVYKQLKSNGLSPNGYTYVIVIKALCKMGLLEEALNVFLEMEEAGITPPAFAYTVYVEGLCVNQASDIGYQVLQTCIDANIPIDMYAYTAVIRGFCNEAKLEEAENVFLDMEKQGIVPDVHTYGAMINGYCKGYNLEKALTLHNDMTSKGIKTNCVIISTILQCLCKMGMLSEVVNQFNKFKGMGIYLDEISYAIVLGALSKLGQVEQAVELLEEMKGKKMIIDFKHYTTLINGYCLKGDMGNALNLMDEMKEKVCKPDIVTYNILVAGFIRNGLAFEALYLLNFMEAEGIKPDSVGHKMIIENLFEGGKVEEAELFFNHLKVKSEGSCSAMIGGYCDVNNTRKAYELVVNLSKQGNLASKISYFKLLGKLCMESDHDRALNLLLTMLDSNVETTKIFYDKLIASLCQTGDVKKAQLVFDDLIKRGLTPNAINYTMLINSYCKKNHLQEAYDLFQDMKQIGIQPDITTYTVLLDGHFKTNAMEKNEAIKVSTIMKEIEEREIRTDAIYYTVFIDYHCQKEKKKNSISFPNKHAMSFLDEMIERGVEPDVVTFTALLWGSFLRRRDAVRRAVNLLDEIVENEMDAKTIL; encoded by the coding sequence CCGTGAATTTTCCATTGCTGCTGCTACTTCTACTAGCTCTTGCTTCAGAATCCAAAACCACATCATCCACCATATCTCCTGTGAATTGGAAACTATCAGAGTTGTTGAAAAACTTAGAAGTCTTGGAACAGAACCCAAGGGTGCTTTTTCGTTCTTCCACGAAGTGAAGAGAGCTGGCTTCCGGCACAATGTCTCCACCTATGCTGTGCTTGTTGCAATTTTATGTTCCTGGGGCTTGGATAGGATGTTGGATTCTTTGTTCTTGGACCTTATTGAACACCCACCATTCCAAATATCAGAGTTGTTGGGAAAGCTGAAAGAGGAACTTGTTGTTGGTCAATTGCTGGTTCGAGCTTATGATGCCTTAGTTAAGTCTTATGTCAGTGTTGCCAAGTTTGATGATGCTATAGATGTTTTGTTCTCTGAAAAAAGGTGTGGATTTGTTCCACATATCTTCACCTGTAACTTTCTTATGAACCGCTTGATTGAgcatgataaaattaaaacgGCTCTGACCGTATACAAGCAGTTGAAAAGTAATGGCTTGAGCCCCAATGGTTACACCTATGTAATTGTTATCAAGGCACTCTGCAAGATGGGTCTCTTAGAAGAAGCTTTGAATGTGTTTCTGGAGATGGAGGAAGCTGGGATTACCCCGCCTGCCTTTGCTTATACAGTGTATGTTGAAGGGCTTTGTGTCAATCAGGCTTCAGATATAGGGTATCAAGTACTCCAAACATGCATAGATGCAAATATCCCAATTGACATGTATGCTTATACTGCTGTGATTCGTGGGTTCTGTAACGAGGCAAAGTTGGAAGAAGCTGAGAATGTCTTTCTTGACATGGAAAAACAAGGTATAGTCCCAGATGTGCATACCTATGGTGCAATGATTAATGGCTATTGTAAGGGCTATAATTTGGAAAAAGCTTTGACTCTTCATAATGATATGACGTCAAAAGGTATAAAAACTAATTGTGTGATTATTAGCACAATTCTTCAATGCTTGTGTAAGATGGGCATGCTTTCTGAGGTTGTAAACCAGTTTAACAAATTTAAGGGTATGGGAATTTATCTTGATGAGATTTCCTACGCCATTGTGTTGGGTGCTTTAAGTAAGCTAGGGCAAGTAGAGCAAGCTGTAGAATTGCTTGAAGAGATGAAGGGCAAGAAAATGATAATAGATTTTAAGCATTATACAACTCTCATTAATGGTTATTGTCTCAAAGGAGACATGGGTAATGCCTTGAATCTTATGGACGAAATGAAGGAAAAGGTTTGCAAACCTGATATTGTTACTTATAATATCCTTGTTGCTGGGTTTATTAGAAATGGCCTTGCATTTGAGGCACTTTACCTTTTGAATTTTATGGAGGCAGAGGGTATAAAACCAGATAGTGTAGGACACAAaatgataattgaaaatttattcgAAGGAGGAAAGGTTGAAGAAGCTGAATTGTTTTTTAACCATTTGAAAGTTAAGAGTGAGGGTAGCTGTTCTGCCATGATTGGTGGATATTGTGATGTCAACAATACACGAAAGGCCTACGAACTTGTTGTTAATTTGTCAAAGCAAGGAAATTTAGCAAGTAAAATTTCCTACTTTAAACTACTCGGTAAACTTTGTATGGAAAGTGATCATGACAGAGCTCTTAACTTGCTTCTGACAATGTTGGACTCGAATGTAGAAACTACCAAAATTTTCTATGACAAACTCATTGCTTCTCTATGCCAGACCGGAGATGTGAAAAAGGCTCAGTTAGTTTTTGATGATTTAATTAAGAGAGGGTTGACTCCTAATGCCATTAACTACACAATGTTGATAAACAGCTACTGCAAAAAGAACCATTTGCAAGAAGCCTATGATCTGTTCCAAGATATGAAACAGATAGGTATCCAACCTGATATAACCACATACACAGTTTTGCTTGATGGTCATTTCAAAACAAATGCTATGGAAAAGAATGAAGCAATTAAGGTTTCAACTATTATGAAAGAAATTGAGGAAAGGGAAATAAGAACAGATGCAATCTATTACACTGTTTTTATAGACTACCATTGccagaaagagaagaagaaaaatagtaTTTCATTTCCTAATAAACATGCTATGTCGTTTCTTGATGAAATGATAGAAAGAGGAGTAGAACCTGATGTGGTTACCTTTACAGCTCTCCTGTGGGGTTCTTTTTTGAGGAGAAGAGATGCTGTGAGAAGGGCTGTAAACCTTCTTGACGAGATCGTTGAGAATGAGATGGATGCTAAAACAATATTGTAG